A single window of Methanoculleus oceani DNA harbors:
- a CDS encoding sensor histidine kinase: MIVLVSFSAISLMLTAIAPDYSAYLICPLIYCIPILLAALWFPRQGLWVTAFLITGFALIRTYLSVLGFTIDPVMTGLHTMIFFWVFGVTTLFSQDSNLIASRCRRIVEEARDAKFLCDSETLRLVCASRQCADILGYTAQELVGIPAEMIWADEVDKVRFIEEMKLEGYIGNMEMTLRAHNGDARTVLLSCRALVPENLFECTVVDTGRLQDENKDLIRSNGRLMELIQQSNDIFFMQDTAGRILHFSWLRSPDYGFSPDEVVGRDMDCLLPEDLAAQHMEQVRKAIEEQKSVSYDLDLVIADARHTFSVTVAPYTGADGVLSGVVGSARDTTEVRRQRLACRQMSWEVDQWKGLVTTLSHELRTPLQPLIGYLQIIVEDPGYYGLPGETEKLLRTCLECAGQEQAVVEKVVELSLLTMDYVDLTIQDIPLRRLAGSVVSAGGYDTKAQIYNEIPEDVRIWGDPDRLYMAVECLVSNAVKYNEPPEKVWIRYAGSNENHYIMVCDNGIGIPGDIIESIFRPFYIGSTEKRGRKDGRTGLGLSIANKYILLHGGEITVTSAVGEGSTFTIRIPREV; the protein is encoded by the coding sequence ATGATCGTATTAGTGTCGTTTTCAGCGATATCGCTCATGCTCACGGCTATTGCACCGGATTACAGCGCTTACCTTATCTGTCCCCTGATCTACTGCATTCCCATACTCCTTGCCGCTCTCTGGTTCCCCCGGCAGGGGCTCTGGGTGACCGCATTCCTGATCACCGGGTTCGCGCTCATCCGGACGTATCTGTCGGTCCTCGGTTTCACCATAGACCCGGTGATGACGGGGCTGCACACGATGATCTTCTTCTGGGTCTTCGGGGTCACGACCCTCTTCTCGCAGGACTCCAACCTGATTGCCTCCCGGTGCAGGCGGATCGTCGAAGAGGCCCGCGATGCAAAGTTCCTCTGCGACTCCGAAACCCTCCGGCTGGTCTGCGCCAGCAGGCAGTGTGCCGATATACTCGGTTACACGGCCCAGGAACTCGTCGGCATCCCGGCCGAGATGATCTGGGCTGATGAGGTCGATAAGGTCAGGTTCATCGAGGAGATGAAGCTGGAAGGCTACATCGGCAATATGGAGATGACGCTGCGTGCGCACAATGGCGACGCCCGGACGGTCCTCCTCTCCTGCCGGGCGCTGGTCCCCGAGAACCTCTTCGAGTGCACGGTTGTGGATACCGGCAGGCTCCAGGACGAGAACAAGGACCTCATCCGGTCGAACGGGCGCCTGATGGAACTCATCCAGCAGTCAAACGACATCTTCTTCATGCAGGACACTGCGGGCCGCATCCTGCACTTCTCCTGGCTGCGGTCCCCCGATTACGGGTTCTCTCCCGACGAGGTCGTCGGGCGGGATATGGATTGTCTCCTGCCCGAAGATCTTGCCGCCCAGCATATGGAGCAGGTTCGGAAGGCGATTGAGGAACAGAAGAGTGTCTCGTACGATCTCGATCTGGTGATAGCAGATGCCCGGCACACCTTCTCCGTCACAGTCGCCCCCTATACCGGGGCGGACGGCGTTCTCTCCGGTGTCGTAGGGTCGGCGCGCGACACCACCGAGGTGCGGCGGCAGAGACTTGCCTGCAGGCAGATGTCCTGGGAGGTCGACCAGTGGAAGGGGCTCGTCACCACCCTGTCCCATGAACTGCGCACGCCCCTGCAGCCGCTCATCGGGTACCTCCAGATAATCGTCGAGGATCCCGGGTACTACGGTCTCCCCGGGGAGACGGAGAAACTCCTCAGGACCTGCCTCGAGTGCGCCGGGCAGGAGCAGGCGGTGGTGGAGAAGGTGGTCGAATTGAGTCTGCTTACGATGGATTACGTCGACCTGACCATTCAAGATATACCCCTCCGCAGGCTCGCCGGTTCCGTCGTCTCCGCCGGCGGATACGATACGAAAGCTCAGATTTATAATGAAATACCGGAAGACGTCCGTATCTGGGGTGATCCCGATCGGCTTTACATGGCGGTGGAGTGTCTGGTTTCAAATGCCGTTAAGTATAATGAACCGCCAGAGAAAGTATGGATCCGCTATGCGGGATCAAATGAAAACCATTATATCATGGTGTGCGATAATGGCATCGGTATCCCCGGGGATATCATCGAATCGATCTTCAGGCCCTTCTACATCGGAAGCACCGAAAAACGGGGCCGTAAAGATGGCCGAACCGGTCTGGGTCTCTCGATCGCAAACAAGTATATCCTGTTGCACGGAGGAGAAATAACAGTGACGAGTGCGGTGGGCGAGGGGAGCACCTTCACCATCAGGATACCAAGGGAGGTATGA
- a CDS encoding 2,5-diamino-6-(ribosylamino)-4(3H)-pyrimidinone 5'-phosphate reductase — MRPFVFVNIAMSADGKISTKERRQVRISGSEDYSRVDRIKAESDAIMVGIGTVLADNPSLTVKSPELRAGRRAAGMDENPIRVVVDSRGRIPLDADILHKGAGKRIVAVSSEASPGTVEALRQHATVVVAGDGTVDLRVLLEDLHRQGVRRLMVEGGGTLIWTLFAQGLVDELQTFIGNIVIGGKDAPTPADGAGFLRETDFARLRIIEAVRLDDGLLVRWKVERA; from the coding sequence ATGCGCCCGTTTGTCTTCGTCAACATCGCCATGAGCGCTGACGGGAAGATCTCGACGAAAGAGCGGCGGCAGGTGAGAATCTCGGGTAGTGAAGATTACTCACGGGTCGACCGGATCAAGGCGGAGAGCGATGCCATTATGGTCGGCATCGGCACCGTGCTCGCCGACAACCCCTCGCTCACCGTCAAGTCCCCGGAACTCCGGGCCGGGCGGAGAGCGGCCGGAATGGATGAGAATCCCATCCGCGTCGTGGTGGACAGCAGAGGGAGGATCCCCCTGGACGCCGATATCCTCCACAAGGGGGCCGGGAAGCGTATCGTCGCCGTCTCAAGCGAGGCCTCTCCCGGAACGGTGGAGGCCCTCAGGCAGCACGCCACCGTCGTCGTCGCCGGCGACGGGACCGTCGATCTGAGGGTCCTGCTCGAAGATCTGCATCGGCAGGGTGTCCGGCGCCTGATGGTCGAGGGGGGCGGGACCCTGATCTGGACGCTTTTTGCACAGGGGCTCGTCGACGAACTCCAGACGTTCATCGGTAACATCGTCATCGGCGGGAAGGATGCCCCCACCCCGGCCGACGGCGCCGGTTTTCTCCGGGAGACGGATTTTGCACGGTTACGCATCATCGAGGCCGTTCGGCTCGACGACGGCCTGCTCGTGCGATGGAAGGTGGAGAGAGCGTGA
- a CDS encoding glycosyltransferase has translation MIVTDLPGYPSLKEYQRIVGAKQFSAIEELAGRLSGVRLQEINSTRHGGGVAEILMSYVPFLNALGLETTWSIMEAEPAFFDVTKTLHNFLQGRDGFSSSMIETYWEAQRQNEGLIEDDCDVVTVHDPQPLGLIEFLTKRELKQKRLLWRCHVQLETIPTTTVGSIGNIMRRLVEKYSASVFSSFQYLPLWNVPSFIIPPFIDPLSEKNRDLPLTEIDATIEKYGIDPAKPIVTQVSRYDVFKDPVGVIQAFKRVRQKIPCQLVLVGGRACDDPECFIVLREVRETAEDDPDIHVLDLPPDSHREINALQRASDVIVQKSIKEGFGLTVTEGLWKGKPVVAGNVGGIPLQLRDGWNGYLVSTVQETADRILHLLRNPEKAEEMGARGREFVREYYLLPRGVQDHLAVIDQVVNGRITARDSVICYHPQVVTTRMAGCAARY, from the coding sequence ATGATCGTTACGGATCTCCCCGGGTATCCGTCCCTCAAGGAATACCAGCGGATCGTTGGCGCAAAGCAGTTTTCGGCAATCGAGGAACTTGCCGGGCGTCTCTCCGGTGTCAGGCTGCAGGAGATAAACTCGACCCGTCACGGGGGCGGCGTCGCAGAGATCCTGATGTCGTACGTCCCGTTCCTCAACGCGCTCGGCCTCGAGACGACCTGGAGCATCATGGAGGCCGAACCGGCGTTCTTCGATGTCACGAAGACTCTCCACAACTTCCTCCAGGGCCGGGACGGGTTCTCATCGTCGATGATCGAGACTTACTGGGAGGCACAGCGGCAGAATGAAGGGCTGATTGAGGACGATTGTGATGTCGTGACGGTCCATGACCCTCAGCCGCTCGGTCTCATCGAGTTCCTGACGAAGAGGGAACTCAAACAGAAGAGGCTGCTCTGGCGGTGTCATGTCCAGCTGGAGACGATTCCCACCACGACCGTGGGAAGCATCGGCAACATCATGCGGCGGCTGGTCGAGAAGTATAGCGCAAGCGTATTCTCCAGTTTCCAGTACCTCCCTCTCTGGAACGTGCCAAGTTTCATCATCCCGCCGTTCATCGACCCGCTCTCGGAGAAGAACCGCGACCTCCCCCTGACCGAGATCGATGCTACCATAGAGAAGTACGGCATCGATCCGGCAAAACCGATCGTCACCCAGGTCTCCCGCTACGATGTCTTCAAGGACCCCGTGGGTGTCATCCAGGCATTCAAAAGGGTTCGTCAGAAGATCCCCTGCCAGCTCGTCCTCGTCGGCGGGCGTGCTTGCGACGACCCGGAGTGCTTCATCGTCCTGCGCGAGGTCCGCGAGACGGCCGAGGACGATCCCGACATCCACGTCCTCGACCTCCCGCCGGACAGCCACCGGGAGATCAACGCCCTCCAGCGGGCATCGGACGTGATCGTCCAGAAGTCCATAAAAGAGGGGTTCGGGCTGACGGTGACCGAAGGGCTCTGGAAGGGAAAACCCGTCGTCGCCGGGAACGTCGGCGGTATACCGCTCCAGCTTCGCGACGGCTGGAACGGCTACCTGGTATCGACGGTCCAGGAGACCGCCGACCGGATCCTCCACCTCCTCCGGAACCCGGAGAAGGCCGAGGAGATGGGAGCACGGGGCAGGGAGTTCGTGCGGGAGTATTATCTCCTTCCCCGGGGCGTGCAGGACCACCTCGCCGTCATCGACCAGGTGGTCAACGGGAGGATCACCGCCCGGGACAGCGTCATCTGCTACCACCCGCAGGTGGTGACGACCCGGATGGCAGGGTGCGCGGCCCGGTACTGA
- a CDS encoding NAD-dependent epimerase/dehydratase family protein, which yields MHRDTSPTILITGGAGFIGSHLATELLQHGYGVRILDNLTPRVHGPERRRPAHLDRRAKVLVGDIRDPHRVKEALDGVDAVIHLAAVVGERSSMYQIEKYMSVNTAGTAVLLEALLDHPVERLIVASSSVVYGEGLYCSYNGTVYPKIRRSPGEVARGDWEPRSPDGEVIYPLPTPETKEASPLSVYAVSKYDQEEMCRLIGESYGIPTTILRLFSVYGPHQGYASPYSGMLTEYASRLLQGLPVRLFEDGYQQRDFVSVYDAVRAFRLALESPRAAGMTFNIGSGRPHTFRTVADLLAAITGRQHLSPAVMGIGRIGDIRHCIADISRAREVLGYEPGVTLDAGLLGLVAWVEAEIAERRKVPAPLKIPASSRLHV from the coding sequence ATGCACAGGGATACAAGTCCGACCATTCTCATCACCGGGGGAGCAGGATTCATCGGGTCGCACCTCGCAACGGAGTTGCTGCAGCACGGCTACGGGGTCCGCATCCTCGATAACCTGACGCCACGGGTGCACGGCCCGGAGCGGCGCCGGCCAGCCCATCTCGACCGGCGGGCGAAGGTCCTCGTCGGGGATATCCGGGACCCACACCGCGTGAAGGAGGCTCTTGATGGGGTCGACGCCGTCATTCACCTGGCGGCGGTCGTCGGGGAGCGATCGAGCATGTACCAGATCGAGAAGTACATGAGCGTCAACACCGCCGGGACCGCCGTCCTCCTCGAGGCCTTGCTCGACCACCCGGTAGAGCGGCTCATCGTCGCCTCGAGCAGCGTCGTCTATGGGGAAGGCTTATACTGCTCGTACAACGGCACCGTCTACCCGAAGATCCGGCGCTCTCCGGGAGAGGTGGCAAGGGGCGACTGGGAGCCCCGGAGCCCGGACGGGGAGGTGATCTACCCCCTTCCCACACCGGAGACAAAGGAGGCGTCGCCGCTCTCGGTGTACGCCGTCTCCAAGTACGACCAGGAGGAGATGTGCAGGCTGATCGGGGAGTCATATGGCATCCCGACGACCATTCTCCGGCTCTTTTCCGTCTACGGTCCGCACCAGGGGTATGCCAGCCCGTACTCCGGCATGCTGACCGAGTACGCGTCCCGCCTGCTCCAGGGTCTTCCCGTGCGCCTCTTCGAGGACGGTTACCAGCAGCGCGACTTCGTGAGCGTCTACGATGCGGTGCGTGCCTTCCGCCTGGCCCTTGAGTCACCCCGCGCCGCCGGCATGACGTTCAACATCGGGAGCGGCCGCCCCCATACGTTCCGGACCGTCGCCGATCTCCTTGCCGCGATAACCGGGCGGCAGCACCTCTCCCCGGCGGTCATGGGGATCGGCCGGATCGGCGATATCCGCCACTGCATCGCAGACATCAGCCGTGCCCGGGAGGTCCTCGGCTACGAGCCCGGGGTCACCCTCGATGCGGGCCTGCTCGGCCTGGTCGCCTGGGTCGAGGCGGAGATCGCAGAGCGGCGGAAGGTTCCCGCACCTCTCAAGATACCGGCGTCGTCGCGCCTCCATGTCTGA
- a CDS encoding PAS domain S-box protein, protein MHATKPPTQSAPDFSLDEVEDGLLLLDAGRRVVWVNRAFRRLLSLPDKRDLSGADGMALVRTHIAPLIADQEAAGQLLTALRAGTALCGLECRIDPARRVVCSIRVPGGGTVALLISDITARKESEEKYRRLEQERSHYRELFDLAPDGYFACDPRGTILDVNQAGALLLGRERESLIGTSCWSYVAPECGEACRDLVAQLSSGPSEPLRGIEVWVRPAAGKPIPVSLSATAVLDDRGGLTEIRWLARDITRRKRADAERERLLVENQSLAADLAEERDILRTVMEYTDVHLAYLDAGFRFVRVNTAYAEGAGYAKEELLGRKHFDLFPNPENQAIFQRVRDTGEAFRVYAKPFAYVDQPERGTTYWDWSLVPVKDARGDVQGLVFSLADVTERVRAAEEVSIRNRRLAVLNAVITASASAFTLDELLDNTLDAVLDNLGCDVGSIYMLEGGDRMQAVLRCHRGVSEFALMQNRTLNVSHWPYNRVFVAGQPWFVEETEEAGTRDRDVLADFGVASLAFIPLVAESSVVGALVLGSTAARKTSQEGRRLLEAVGRELGAGVLRGMLYSRLEAANREANLYLDILTHDIRNADNVANIYADLLIDELEGEPARHARKLKAGIKKSIEITANVATIRKIRERRAGPVPVDLDRVIRQENAHFPDARITYDGPRVTVLADDLLPEIFTNLIGNAVKHGGPDVGIGITVEDAEEEGMVQVTVADTGPGIPDDAKEAMFSRFEEGETRGSGQGLGLRICWMLVARYGGRIRVEDRVPGHPEEGAAFRFTLREARGGDPPEQRA, encoded by the coding sequence ATGCACGCAACGAAACCTCCGACTCAATCCGCTCCGGACTTCTCCCTCGACGAAGTCGAGGACGGTCTGCTCCTGCTCGATGCCGGGAGAAGGGTCGTGTGGGTCAACCGGGCCTTTCGCCGCCTCCTATCACTGCCGGACAAGCGGGATCTCTCCGGGGCGGACGGGATGGCGCTCGTCCGCACCCATATCGCACCGCTCATCGCCGATCAGGAAGCAGCCGGGCAGCTGCTCACGGCGCTCCGGGCAGGGACAGCGCTCTGTGGGCTGGAATGCCGGATAGATCCCGCCCGGCGGGTTGTGTGTTCGATACGGGTCCCGGGCGGCGGGACGGTGGCCCTTCTCATCAGCGACATCACCGCGAGGAAGGAGAGTGAGGAGAAGTACCGCCGTCTGGAGCAGGAGCGCAGCCACTACCGGGAACTCTTCGATCTCGCCCCCGACGGCTACTTCGCCTGCGACCCGCGAGGAACGATCCTCGACGTGAACCAGGCGGGAGCCCTCCTCCTCGGCAGGGAGAGGGAGAGCCTGATCGGGACGTCCTGTTGGTCGTATGTCGCCCCGGAGTGCGGGGAGGCCTGCCGGGACCTCGTCGCGCAGCTCTCGAGCGGCCCCTCCGAACCCCTGCGGGGGATCGAGGTGTGGGTCCGGCCGGCGGCCGGAAAGCCCATCCCCGTCTCCCTCTCGGCCACGGCCGTCCTGGACGACCGGGGCGGCCTTACGGAGATCCGGTGGCTCGCCCGGGACATCACACGGAGAAAACGGGCGGATGCGGAGCGGGAGCGGCTGCTCGTCGAAAACCAGTCGCTCGCCGCCGACCTCGCCGAAGAGCGCGACATCCTCCGGACGGTCATGGAGTACACCGACGTCCACCTTGCCTACCTTGATGCCGGGTTCCGGTTCGTCCGCGTGAACACGGCTTACGCGGAGGGGGCCGGGTACGCGAAGGAGGAACTTCTTGGACGAAAACACTTCGACCTCTTCCCGAACCCGGAGAACCAGGCAATCTTTCAGCGTGTGCGGGATACCGGGGAGGCGTTCCGGGTATACGCAAAGCCGTTCGCGTACGTTGACCAGCCCGAACGCGGGACGACCTACTGGGACTGGAGCCTCGTGCCGGTGAAGGACGCGAGGGGAGACGTCCAGGGGCTGGTCTTCTCGCTTGCCGACGTCACGGAGCGGGTACGGGCGGCGGAAGAGGTCAGTATCCGGAACAGGAGGCTTGCCGTCCTGAACGCAGTCATCACCGCGTCGGCATCCGCGTTCACCCTGGACGAGCTGCTCGACAACACGCTTGATGCGGTTCTCGACAACCTCGGATGCGATGTCGGGTCGATCTACATGCTGGAGGGAGGGGATCGGATGCAGGCCGTCCTCCGGTGCCACCGGGGGGTCTCCGAATTCGCCCTCATGCAGAACCGGACACTCAACGTCAGCCATTGGCCCTACAACCGGGTCTTCGTCGCCGGCCAGCCCTGGTTCGTCGAGGAGACAGAGGAAGCGGGTACCCGCGACCGGGACGTGCTTGCGGACTTCGGCGTCGCCTCCCTCGCTTTCATCCCGCTCGTTGCCGAGTCCTCGGTCGTCGGGGCGCTCGTGCTCGGGAGCACCGCCGCCCGTAAGACCTCGCAGGAGGGGCGGCGGCTCCTCGAAGCGGTCGGCCGGGAGCTCGGGGCCGGGGTCCTCCGGGGGATGCTGTACTCCCGGCTCGAGGCGGCGAACCGGGAGGCGAACCTCTACCTGGATATCCTCACTCACGACATCCGGAACGCCGACAACGTCGCGAACATCTACGCCGACCTCCTCATCGACGAGCTCGAGGGAGAACCGGCCCGACACGCCCGGAAACTGAAGGCCGGGATCAAAAAGAGCATCGAGATCACGGCAAACGTCGCCACCATCCGGAAGATCCGCGAGAGACGGGCCGGACCTGTGCCTGTCGATCTCGACAGGGTGATCCGGCAGGAGAACGCCCATTTCCCCGACGCCCGTATCACCTACGACGGACCGCGCGTGACGGTCCTCGCCGACGACCTCCTCCCGGAGATCTTCACGAACCTCATCGGCAACGCCGTCAAACACGGCGGGCCGGACGTCGGGATAGGGATAACGGTCGAGGATGCGGAGGAAGAAGGGATGGTCCAGGTCACCGTCGCCGATACCGGGCCCGGGATCCCGGACGATGCGAAGGAAGCAATGTTCTCCCGGTTCGAGGAGGGGGAGACCCGGGGGAGCGGCCAGGGTCTCGGGCTCCGGATCTGCTGGATGCTCGTGGCCCGCTACGGAGGAAGGATCCGGGTGGAGGACCGGGTGCCGGGCCACCCGGAGGAGGGAGCGGCGTTCCGGTTCACCCTCAGGGAGGCCAGGGGAGGCGACCCACCGGAGCAGAGAGCGTAG
- a CDS encoding response regulator, translated as MGNKIMVVDDDLPTLEVMELLLKKINREPLLVHNGWDALRAIKKEKPALIILDVMMSPIDGWQFLEELKRNDEFKDIPVLLFTAKHVWPEEYSKYADDIVGVLEKPISLAELKTALERALPRDASSRADDDVHRTPQIRSG; from the coding sequence TTGGGAAACAAGATTATGGTCGTTGACGACGACCTGCCGACGCTGGAAGTAATGGAACTGCTGCTCAAAAAGATCAACCGTGAACCGCTTCTGGTTCACAACGGGTGGGATGCCCTGCGGGCGATCAAGAAAGAGAAACCTGCACTCATCATACTCGATGTGATGATGTCCCCCATAGATGGGTGGCAATTCCTGGAAGAACTGAAGCGAAATGATGAATTCAAGGACATTCCGGTCCTGCTCTTTACCGCAAAGCATGTCTGGCCCGAGGAGTATTCGAAGTATGCGGATGACATCGTCGGTGTCCTTGAAAAGCCCATCTCGCTCGCCGAGTTGAAGACTGCGCTGGAGAGAGCCCTTCCCCGGGATGCCTCTTCTCGCGCAGACGACGACGTTCACCGGACCCCGCAGATCCGAAGCGGATAA
- a CDS encoding Hsp20/alpha crystallin family protein — protein MTGREDDPPGPGRREIDETTDDRESRFDRAARSREASGSPPVSREGSHDFPGLSADFRVDILDHRDEVIVVAELPGAEGDAIRISLLNPQTLRITARRAGPVEEEPGAYSIHERGNGIMSRLIRLPASVMGEGAGTRFKNGVLEVRLKKVKTESGSGKEIPIR, from the coding sequence ATGACAGGGAGAGAAGACGACCCCCCCGGCCCCGGGCGGCGGGAGATCGATGAGACAACGGACGATCGGGAGTCCCGGTTCGACAGGGCCGCCCGGAGCAGGGAGGCTTCCGGCAGCCCACCTGTCTCCCGCGAAGGCAGCCACGACTTCCCCGGCCTCTCCGCGGACTTCCGGGTAGATATCCTCGACCACAGGGATGAGGTGATCGTTGTTGCGGAACTGCCCGGCGCCGAGGGGGATGCTATCCGGATCAGCCTGCTCAACCCGCAGACCCTGCGGATAACGGCAAGGCGTGCCGGGCCGGTCGAGGAGGAGCCGGGAGCCTATTCTATCCACGAGCGCGGGAACGGCATCATGAGCCGGCTGATACGCCTGCCCGCGAGCGTAATGGGAGAAGGTGCCGGAACCAGGTTTAAGAACGGTGTTCTCGAAGTGCGCCTGAAGAAGGTGAAGACCGAATCCGGATCGGGAAAGGAGATCCCCATCAGGTGA
- a CDS encoding FMN-binding glutamate synthase family protein, with protein sequence MNLKRPNANEATGTTNRSRDVVPMSGICTRCVDGCKGSCEIWLSSFRGREVLYPGPFGEITAGADKNYPIDYSHLNIQGYAQGAKGLPEGVEANPDTAVFSEVDTRTEYGWDIKVPMRVPIFTGALGSTEIARANWEHFSIGAAIAGITLVCGENVCGVDPKLVLDHNGKVSKSPEMDRRIETYRRFHDRYGELLVQLNVEDTRLGTAEYVSSKHNLETIELKWGQGAKCIGGEIKVGSIDRANQLKDRGYIVLPDPRSSEVQAAFKDGAIKEFERHSRLGFVTREGFLEEVDRLRDIGFKRVTLKTGAYSAVELAMAIRYSSEAKIDLLTIDGAPGGTGMSPWPMMNEWGIPTFYIESLAYQFAERLKARGIRVPDIAIAGGFADEANVFKALAMGSPYVKAVCMGRGLMIPGMVGKNIEKWLANGELPKTVSKYGSGVEEIFVCYEELKEKFPGRINEIPLGALGIYTYAQRFRTGLQQVMAGSRNFSLGTVARSDLMALTEEAEAVSGIPYVMRAYRDAAEAVLDS encoded by the coding sequence ATGAATCTAAAAAGACCGAATGCTAACGAAGCAACGGGAACGACCAACCGCTCCCGGGACGTCGTGCCCATGTCGGGCATCTGCACCCGGTGTGTCGACGGCTGCAAGGGAAGCTGCGAGATCTGGCTCTCCTCTTTCCGGGGCAGGGAAGTCCTCTATCCCGGCCCGTTCGGCGAGATCACCGCCGGTGCGGACAAGAACTACCCGATCGACTACTCGCACCTGAACATCCAGGGCTACGCGCAGGGTGCGAAGGGGCTCCCCGAAGGCGTCGAGGCCAACCCCGACACCGCGGTGTTCTCGGAAGTAGACACCAGGACCGAGTACGGGTGGGATATCAAGGTCCCGATGCGGGTCCCCATCTTCACCGGGGCGCTCGGGTCGACCGAGATCGCCAGGGCCAACTGGGAGCACTTCTCCATCGGGGCCGCCATAGCGGGCATCACCCTCGTCTGTGGAGAGAACGTCTGCGGGGTCGACCCGAAACTGGTGCTCGACCACAACGGCAAGGTCAGCAAGTCGCCCGAGATGGACCGGCGTATCGAAACCTACCGGAGATTCCATGACAGGTACGGCGAACTCCTGGTGCAGTTGAACGTGGAGGACACGCGGCTTGGAACCGCGGAGTATGTCTCCTCGAAGCACAACCTGGAGACGATCGAACTGAAGTGGGGTCAGGGCGCAAAGTGCATCGGCGGCGAGATCAAGGTCGGCAGCATCGACCGGGCGAACCAGCTCAAAGATCGCGGCTACATCGTCCTCCCGGACCCCAGGTCCTCCGAAGTGCAGGCAGCCTTCAAGGACGGCGCCATAAAGGAGTTCGAGCGGCACTCCCGTCTCGGTTTCGTCACCCGTGAAGGGTTCCTCGAGGAGGTCGACCGGCTCCGCGACATCGGGTTCAAGCGGGTCACCCTCAAGACCGGCGCCTACTCGGCCGTCGAACTCGCAATGGCAATCCGTTACAGTTCCGAAGCAAAGATCGACCTCCTCACCATCGACGGCGCGCCCGGCGGTACGGGAATGAGCCCCTGGCCGATGATGAACGAGTGGGGCATCCCGACGTTCTACATTGAGTCCCTCGCTTACCAGTTCGCCGAGCGGCTGAAGGCACGGGGTATCCGGGTCCCGGACATCGCCATCGCCGGCGGGTTTGCAGACGAGGCAAACGTCTTCAAGGCGCTCGCCATGGGAAGCCCCTACGTCAAAGCGGTCTGCATGGGCCGCGGCCTGATGATCCCCGGCATGGTCGGGAAGAACATCGAGAAGTGGCTCGCAAACGGCGAACTCCCCAAGACCGTCTCGAAGTACGGCAGCGGCGTCGAGGAGATCTTCGTCTGTTACGAGGAACTCAAGGAGAAGTTCCCCGGCCGGATCAACGAGATCCCGCTCGGAGCACTCGGCATCTACACCTACGCCCAGAGGTTCAGGACCGGACTCCAGCAGGTCATGGCCGGTAGCCGGAACTTCAGCCTCGGGACGGTCGCCCGGAGCGACCTGATGGCGCTGACCGAGGAGGCGGAAGCGGTCTCCGGCATCCCGTACGTGATGCGGGCCTACCGCGACGCTGCCGAAGCGGTCCTCGACTCGTGA